The DNA window GGATCTCGACGTGGCGGCGGCTCGTACCGGGGTCGGGGATCGTGATGTCCGCGTCGCTGCCGCGGCCGATCACGGTGCGCGACGCGGAGAGCGGATGACGCGCGCCGTCGATGTCGACGACGCCGCGCCACGCGACGCGGCCCTGCGCGGTCTCGGACTCGACCCGCAGCGTGCCGGTCGAGAGCGCGTCGTCGCGGGTGAGGGCGATGCTCACCGGACCGGCGAAGGAGTACCCCTGCGCCCGGGCGTGCTTCTGCACGAGCGCGTCGAGCTCGTCGCCGAGCGCCGGGCCGATGGTGCGCATCTTCTCGTCGTCGGCGGGGGAGAGGCGCACCGTGAACGTGTTGGGCGCGAGGATGCGGTCGCGACTGACGACGGCGGCCTTCTTGTCGAGCTCGCTGCGCAGCGCGGAGGCGATCTCGACAGGCTGGATGCCGCTGCGGAAGGTCTTCGCGAACGCGCTGTTGACGGCGCGCTCGAGTCCCTTCTCGAAGCTGTCAAGTAGTCCCACGGGGCTCCTCAGGCAGGCGAAACAGTGCGGTGGTGCTCATCATCTCCGCTGCACAGCCGTTCCTCCGGCTCACATCGGTTCGAGCGCTCAGGGGTCTGGGCGTCCTGTGCAGTGTAGCCAGGCCCACGGGGACTTTCCTGGAGGCTGTCGCTC is part of the Microbacterium lemovicicum genome and encodes:
- a CDS encoding FhaA domain-containing protein — encoded protein: MGLLDSFEKGLERAVNSAFAKTFRSGIQPVEIASALRSELDKKAAVVSRDRILAPNTFTVRLSPADDEKMRTIGPALGDELDALVQKHARAQGYSFAGPVSIALTRDDALSTGTLRVESETAQGRVAWRGVVDIDGARHPLSASRTVIGRGSDADITIPDPGTSRRHVEILWDGERAMVRDMNSTNGTQLNGRKVTEAPLEPDSTVTIGRTDIVFRVIAQATPPRPTTSPADATRAYDMRDGGFRS